The following are encoded together in the Streptomyces sp. NBC_01465 genome:
- the glnII gene encoding glutamine synthetase: protein MTFKAEYIWIDGTEPTAKLRSKTKILTDTSAELPIWGFDGSSTNQAEGHASDRVLKPVFSCPDPIRGGENVLVMCEVLNIDMTPHESNTRALLRPVAEQFAGQEPIFGIEQEYTFFDGARPLGFPVGGFPAAQGGYYCGVGSDEIFGREIVEKHLDNCLAAGLAISGINAEVMPGQWEFQVGPVSPLEVSDHLWIARWLLYRTAEDFNVSATLDPKPVKGDWNGAGAHTNFSTKAMREGYDAIITACESLGEGSKPMDHVKHYGAGIDDRLTGLHETAPWNEYSYGVSNRGASVRIPWQVEQDQKGYIEDRRPNANVDPYVVTRLIVDTCCSALEKADQV, encoded by the coding sequence GTGACGTTCAAGGCTGAGTACATCTGGATCGACGGCACCGAGCCGACCGCCAAGCTCCGTTCCAAGACGAAGATACTGACCGACACGTCGGCCGAGCTTCCGATCTGGGGCTTCGACGGTTCCAGCACCAACCAGGCCGAGGGCCACGCCTCCGACCGCGTGCTCAAGCCGGTCTTCTCCTGCCCGGACCCGATCCGCGGCGGCGAGAACGTCCTCGTCATGTGCGAGGTCCTGAACATCGACATGACGCCGCACGAGTCCAACACGCGTGCGCTGCTGCGTCCGGTCGCCGAGCAGTTCGCCGGCCAGGAGCCGATCTTCGGCATCGAGCAGGAGTACACCTTCTTCGACGGCGCCCGCCCGCTGGGCTTCCCCGTCGGCGGCTTCCCGGCCGCGCAGGGCGGCTACTACTGCGGTGTCGGCTCGGACGAGATCTTCGGCCGCGAGATCGTCGAGAAGCACCTCGACAACTGCCTCGCGGCAGGCCTCGCCATCTCCGGCATCAACGCCGAAGTCATGCCGGGCCAGTGGGAGTTCCAGGTCGGCCCGGTCTCCCCGCTGGAGGTCTCCGACCACCTGTGGATCGCCCGCTGGCTGCTGTACCGCACCGCCGAGGACTTCAACGTCTCCGCGACTCTCGACCCGAAGCCGGTCAAGGGCGACTGGAACGGCGCGGGCGCGCACACCAACTTCTCCACGAAGGCCATGCGCGAGGGCTACGACGCGATCATCACGGCGTGCGAGTCGCTCGGCGAGGGCTCGAAGCCGATGGACCACGTCAAGCACTACGGCGCGGGCATCGACGACCGCCTGACGGGCCTGCACGAGACGGCCCCGTGGAACGAGTACAGCTACGGCGTCTCCAACCGCGGCGCCTCGGTGCGCATCCCGTGGCAGGTCGAGCAGGACCAGAAGGGCTACATCGAGGACCGCCGCCCGAACGCCAACGTCGACCCGTACGTCGTGACGCGACTGATCGTCGACACGTGCTGCTCGGCGCTGGAGAAGGCCGACCAGGTCTGA
- a CDS encoding winged helix-turn-helix domain-containing protein, with translation MANTRSFSASTAPLPVPPGRHRLRAVDRDEVAPPVDPAAFLPPLPPGATWLPAPQHTLPTLPGQPPMIGYLVLVPAEAGPAPAQPEEAAGDQLVRIDSAQRIAEVDGQVLDLTYLEFELLAHLVAHPHRVHTRDQLVTTVWGYGHVGDGRTVDVHVARLRRKLGAAHRHSIQTVRRVGYKYAP, from the coding sequence ATGGCGAACACCCGTTCCTTCTCTGCCTCCACCGCTCCTCTCCCCGTCCCTCCGGGCCGGCACCGGCTCCGTGCCGTCGACCGGGACGAAGTCGCCCCGCCCGTCGATCCCGCCGCGTTCCTGCCGCCGCTGCCGCCGGGTGCCACCTGGCTGCCCGCGCCGCAGCACACCCTGCCCACGCTCCCGGGGCAGCCGCCGATGATCGGCTATCTCGTCCTCGTACCGGCCGAGGCCGGGCCCGCACCGGCCCAGCCGGAGGAGGCCGCGGGTGATCAGCTCGTACGGATCGACTCCGCCCAGCGCATCGCCGAGGTCGACGGGCAGGTGCTGGATCTGACCTACCTCGAGTTCGAGCTGCTCGCCCATCTCGTCGCCCACCCGCACCGGGTCCACACCCGCGACCAGTTGGTGACCACCGTCTGGGGCTACGGGCACGTCGGTGACGGGCGGACCGTCGACGTCCATGTGGCGCGGCTGCGCCGCAAGCTGGGCGCCGCGCACCGGCACTCGATCCAGACCGTACGCAGGGTGGGATACAAGTACGCTCCGTGA
- a CDS encoding sensor histidine kinase: MNATRARDAIVAAGQGLALSLIALAGSIVLFVLSVVSIALIPIGVGVFTTPALLGLVRKHAGQRRLLAAQWAGMRIPDPYRPFPKDMRTGITGQVERCSLMLKDGATWRDLRWLLVDMTAGMIVAILAPGLLVEGVYGILLAAGLWRVLYEPSDGAWWFDFIPVTGQGTANLAALLGVVWIVLGLYVNRALVTAHFRLTRAMIVPTGRAELAERIDRLTETRHDAVDTSAAELRRIERDLHDGAQARLVAMGMNLGTIEALIEKDPDQAKKMLAMARESSAEALTELRDLVRGIHPPVLAERGLGDAVRALALRLPVATEVDVEMDGGRAGAPVESAAYFAVSEVLTNAVKHSGADRIWVDMHHTDGMLRISVTDNGSGGARIGGGSGLSGIERRLGTFDGVLAVSSPAGGPTMVTVEIPCELS, translated from the coding sequence ATGAATGCGACGAGGGCACGTGACGCGATAGTGGCCGCAGGCCAGGGGCTTGCGCTGTCGCTGATCGCGCTGGCCGGGTCGATCGTGCTCTTTGTGCTGTCGGTCGTCTCCATCGCACTGATCCCCATCGGCGTCGGCGTCTTCACCACCCCCGCCCTGCTCGGTCTGGTGCGCAAGCACGCCGGTCAGCGGCGGCTGCTCGCCGCGCAGTGGGCCGGCATGCGGATTCCGGATCCGTACCGGCCCTTCCCGAAGGACATGCGCACCGGCATCACCGGGCAGGTCGAGCGCTGCTCGCTGATGCTCAAGGACGGGGCGACCTGGCGCGACCTGCGGTGGCTGCTCGTCGACATGACGGCGGGCATGATCGTCGCGATCCTCGCGCCCGGACTGCTCGTCGAGGGTGTCTACGGCATCCTGCTCGCCGCCGGGCTGTGGAGGGTCCTGTACGAACCGTCCGACGGCGCCTGGTGGTTCGACTTCATCCCGGTCACCGGCCAGGGCACCGCCAACCTCGCGGCACTTCTCGGCGTGGTGTGGATCGTCCTCGGGCTGTATGTGAACCGCGCCCTGGTCACCGCCCACTTCCGGCTCACCCGGGCCATGATCGTCCCCACCGGCCGGGCCGAACTCGCCGAGCGCATCGACCGGCTCACCGAGACCCGGCACGACGCCGTGGACACCTCCGCCGCCGAACTCCGCCGCATCGAACGGGACTTGCACGACGGGGCGCAGGCCCGGCTCGTCGCCATGGGCATGAATCTGGGGACCATCGAGGCCCTGATCGAGAAGGACCCCGACCAGGCGAAGAAGATGCTGGCCATGGCGCGGGAGTCCTCCGCCGAGGCGCTGACCGAGCTGCGGGATCTCGTACGCGGCATCCATCCGCCCGTGCTCGCCGAGCGCGGTCTGGGCGATGCCGTACGGGCGCTGGCCCTGCGGCTGCCCGTCGCCACCGAGGTCGACGTGGAGATGGACGGCGGACGGGCCGGGGCGCCGGTCGAGTCGGCCGCGTACTTCGCCGTGAGCGAGGTACTGACCAACGCGGTCAAGCACTCGGGCGCCGACCGGATCTGGGTCGACATGCACCACACCGACGGGATGCTGCGGATCTCGGTCACCGACAACGGAAGCGGCGGTGCGCGCATCGGCGGCGGCAGCGGGCTGAGCGGGATCGAACGCCGACTCGGTACATTCGACGGCGTACTGGCCGTCAGCAGCCCCGCGGGCGGTCCGACCATGGTGACCGTGGAGATCCCTTGCGAGTTGTCCTAG
- a CDS encoding response regulator transcription factor, translating to MRVVLAEDLFLLRDGLVRMLEAYDFEIAAAVETGPELTRALAELEPDVAVVDVRLPPSHTDEGLQCALAARKAKPGLPVLVLSQHVEQLYARELLADGNGGVGYLLKDRVFDADQFIDAVRRVAAGGTAMDPTVIQQLLSRRAADKPVGSLTPREREVMELMAQGRSNAAIAGQLVVTERAIAKHTSNIFAKLGLEVSDDDNRRVLAVLAYLDRG from the coding sequence TTGCGAGTTGTCCTAGCCGAAGATCTCTTCCTGCTGCGCGACGGACTCGTCCGGATGCTCGAGGCGTACGACTTCGAGATCGCGGCGGCGGTGGAGACCGGGCCCGAACTGACCAGGGCCCTGGCCGAGTTGGAGCCGGACGTCGCCGTCGTCGACGTCCGGCTCCCGCCGTCCCACACCGACGAGGGCCTGCAGTGCGCGCTCGCCGCCCGCAAGGCGAAGCCCGGACTGCCGGTGCTCGTCCTCTCCCAGCACGTGGAGCAGCTGTACGCGCGTGAGCTGCTCGCCGACGGGAACGGCGGCGTCGGCTATCTGCTGAAGGACCGGGTCTTCGACGCGGACCAGTTCATCGACGCGGTACGGCGGGTCGCGGCCGGCGGTACGGCCATGGACCCCACCGTCATCCAGCAGCTCCTCTCCCGCCGCGCCGCCGACAAGCCGGTGGGCAGCCTCACCCCGCGCGAGCGCGAGGTGATGGAGCTGATGGCGCAGGGCCGCTCCAACGCCGCCATCGCCGGTCAACTCGTCGTCACCGAGCGGGCGATCGCGAAGCACACCTCCAACATCTTCGCCAAGCTGGGCCTTGAGGTCTCCGACGACGACAACCGCCGGGTGCTCGCCGTACTGGCCTATCTCGACCGGGGCTGA
- a CDS encoding alpha-L-fucosidase, whose translation MLTPAVAAAAALVPGRAVAAAGRPGSASAPCDKPVKPASQMPVESCDSPARIIEKAANIVPTPGQLAWQQREVTAFTHFGMNTFTGREWGSGTEDEQNFNPPVIDVDQWMSVYRAMGAEQAMLTVKHHDGFVLFPSRYTPHTVAKSPGSPDVLGAYAKAARKAGLKLGVYLSPSDGAELPHAWHAQWVEEIRAKQASGQSLSLPERMALEDGDRTPAGLGRFGNGSPAVERTIPTLVPGDDRAAQIRRGKLPTFTVVADDYETYYLNQLYELFTQYGPIEELWLDGANPWSGSGITQPYHVTQWFDLVHALSPDTVIFQGNPGVRWVGNESGIARETEWSVTPSVVDPSTVLSGGLPNDSTDPDIGSREKLLASTTKYLQWYPAEADVSVRPGWFHHPSEKPKTPAQLMNLYEKSVGRNAVLLLNVPPAKDGRVDPADVDSLTAFGTAVRGIYGTDLRRQGPGPYTFDRIVLREDIRHGQRVERLTVEARSGGVWTEIAAATTVGARRILTLPAPVTADAVRIRVVEARAKTYLSAPSLHLSN comes from the coding sequence ATGTTGACCCCCGCCGTCGCCGCCGCGGCCGCGCTCGTACCAGGACGTGCCGTCGCAGCCGCCGGACGACCCGGAAGCGCCAGTGCCCCCTGTGACAAGCCGGTGAAGCCCGCCTCGCAGATGCCGGTCGAGAGCTGCGACAGTCCGGCGCGGATCATCGAGAAGGCCGCGAACATCGTGCCGACCCCCGGCCAACTCGCCTGGCAGCAGCGCGAGGTGACCGCCTTCACCCACTTCGGTATGAACACCTTCACCGGCCGGGAGTGGGGCTCGGGCACCGAGGACGAGCAGAACTTCAACCCTCCGGTCATCGACGTCGACCAGTGGATGAGCGTCTACCGGGCCATGGGCGCCGAGCAGGCCATGCTCACCGTCAAGCACCACGACGGCTTCGTCCTCTTCCCGAGCCGCTACACCCCGCACACCGTCGCCAAGAGCCCCGGCAGCCCCGACGTCCTGGGCGCGTACGCCAAGGCCGCCCGCAAGGCCGGCCTCAAGCTCGGCGTCTACCTCTCCCCGTCCGACGGAGCCGAACTCCCGCACGCCTGGCACGCCCAGTGGGTCGAGGAGATCCGCGCCAAGCAGGCGTCGGGCCAGTCCCTCAGCCTCCCCGAGCGGATGGCCCTGGAGGACGGCGACCGCACCCCGGCCGGACTCGGCCGCTTCGGCAACGGCAGCCCGGCCGTCGAGCGCACCATCCCCACGCTCGTCCCCGGCGACGACCGCGCCGCGCAGATCAGGCGCGGCAAGCTGCCCACCTTCACGGTGGTGGCCGACGACTACGAGACGTACTACCTCAACCAGCTCTACGAGCTCTTCACCCAGTACGGCCCGATCGAGGAGCTCTGGCTCGACGGCGCCAACCCCTGGTCGGGCTCCGGCATCACCCAGCCGTACCACGTCACCCAGTGGTTCGACCTGGTCCACGCCCTCTCCCCGGACACCGTGATCTTCCAGGGGAATCCCGGCGTCCGCTGGGTCGGCAACGAGAGCGGCATCGCGCGCGAGACCGAGTGGAGCGTCACCCCCTCCGTCGTCGATCCTTCGACCGTGCTCTCCGGCGGACTGCCCAACGACTCCACGGACCCCGACATCGGCTCGCGCGAAAAGCTCCTCGCGTCGACCACCAAGTACCTCCAGTGGTACCCGGCCGAGGCCGACGTCTCCGTCCGCCCCGGCTGGTTCCACCACCCGTCCGAGAAGCCCAAGACCCCCGCGCAGCTCATGAATCTGTACGAGAAGAGCGTCGGCCGCAACGCCGTGCTCCTCCTCAACGTCCCGCCCGCGAAGGACGGCCGCGTCGACCCCGCCGACGTCGACTCGCTGACCGCGTTCGGGACGGCGGTCAGGGGGATCTACGGCACCGATCTGCGCAGGCAGGGCCCGGGACCGTACACCTTCGACAGGATCGTCCTGCGCGAGGACATCCGGCACGGTCAGCGCGTCGAGAGGCTCACCGTGGAGGCCAGGAGCGGCGGCGTATGGACGGAGATCGCGGCCGCCACGACGGTAGGCGCTCGCCGGATCCTCACGCTGCCCGCGCCGGTCACGGCCGATGCGGTACGGATACGAGTGGTGGAGGCCCGGGCCAAGACGTACCTCAGCGCCCCGAGCCTGCACCTCAGCAACTGA
- a CDS encoding DUF1996 domain-containing protein, translating to MGRTSRKRSTLANRAIVASAALILGGGGLAGLNVYASAGEASSDRPDSGQSQNTWQQMSTIDCPDVGNQLPDIPDDSRQEVDTQLAAIDSQITEAYKRFADSRDQISQDPELAQTSILGPLKDERLDSIDRIANAIGQNAERPEGLDSLAPCTLRADDNQSAPPSPSASATATGAGPASPSPSSTDNGQVSQGNGPEAADFVSIRSVRPNVSNPRRARSGSAGRFTTNCGRNQNGKFNPDNVIVAPGVSNGAHHMHDYVGNQATDAFASDQKLADGQTSCRNQGDKSTYYWPVLRLQNGQNEKDVNTPGGGQDKNTGIIQTPAQVTLNWVGSPVAKVVAMPRFLRIITGDAKAFTNGDANANASWSCTGFENRQLKDKYPICPRGSKVVRTFKFQSCWDGQNTDSANHRTHVAFADRNGACQNDFKAIPQLVQRIVYAVPPGPGFAVDSFPEQLHKPVTDHGDFINVFSDQLMKKVVGCINGGRSCT from the coding sequence ATGGGACGCACATCGCGAAAACGATCGACGCTGGCGAACCGGGCGATTGTCGCCTCGGCCGCACTCATCCTGGGCGGAGGCGGGCTGGCCGGGCTCAATGTGTACGCTTCCGCCGGAGAGGCGTCTTCGGATCGGCCCGATTCCGGTCAGAGCCAGAACACCTGGCAGCAGATGTCGACCATCGACTGCCCTGATGTGGGCAATCAGTTGCCCGACATCCCCGATGATTCTCGTCAGGAAGTGGACACCCAGCTGGCTGCGATCGACAGCCAGATCACCGAGGCGTACAAACGGTTCGCGGATTCAAGAGACCAGATCTCCCAGGATCCGGAACTGGCGCAGACTTCCATTCTCGGACCGCTGAAGGACGAGCGTCTGGACAGTATCGACCGGATCGCCAACGCCATCGGCCAGAACGCCGAACGGCCCGAGGGCCTGGACAGCCTCGCCCCCTGCACCCTGCGCGCCGACGACAACCAGTCCGCACCCCCCTCGCCGTCCGCCAGCGCCACCGCGACCGGGGCCGGACCCGCGTCGCCGTCACCCTCCAGCACCGACAATGGGCAGGTCAGCCAGGGCAACGGCCCCGAGGCCGCCGACTTCGTCAGCATCAGGTCCGTACGGCCCAACGTCAGCAATCCCCGCCGCGCCCGCTCCGGATCGGCCGGCCGCTTCACCACCAACTGCGGCCGCAATCAGAACGGAAAGTTCAATCCGGACAATGTCATCGTCGCTCCCGGTGTGAGCAATGGCGCACACCATATGCACGATTACGTCGGGAATCAGGCCACGGACGCTTTCGCGAGTGATCAGAAACTGGCGGACGGGCAGACGAGTTGCCGGAATCAGGGCGACAAGTCCACCTATTACTGGCCCGTACTTCGACTCCAGAACGGTCAGAACGAGAAGGATGTGAACACACCGGGCGGCGGCCAGGACAAGAACACCGGGATCATTCAGACCCCCGCCCAGGTCACCCTGAATTGGGTGGGAAGTCCCGTCGCCAAGGTCGTCGCCATGCCGCGTTTCCTGCGGATCATCACCGGTGACGCGAAGGCCTTCACCAATGGTGACGCCAACGCCAATGCGTCCTGGTCCTGCACCGGTTTCGAGAACCGCCAGCTCAAGGACAAGTACCCGATCTGTCCCCGGGGCAGCAAGGTGGTCCGTACGTTCAAGTTCCAGAGCTGCTGGGACGGCCAGAACACCGACAGTGCAAATCACCGCACCCATGTGGCCTTTGCCGATCGCAACGGCGCCTGCCAGAACGACTTCAAGGCCATCCCCCAGCTGGTGCAGCGCATCGTGTACGCGGTCCCGCCAGGCCCCGGCTTCGCCGTGGACTCCTTCCCCGAGCAGCTCCACAAGCCCGTCACCGATCACGGCGACTTCATCAACGTCTTCAGCGACCAGCTGATGAAGAAGGTGGTCGGCTGCATCAACGGCGGCCGCAGCTGCACCTGA
- a CDS encoding alpha-N-acetylglucosaminidase produces MPEPSSLSRRTLLSTAGAIGAGAALGVHSPAAAAESAPDLGPARAALQRLLPRHADQFRLTPLTGGADRFRVSGSHGRIEVAATGPATALTGVNWYLKYTCHAHISWNSAQLDLPSRLPAPRRPVERSATVPHRFAFNDTHDGYTAPYADWAHWEHTIDVLALHGCNEVLVTAGQEAVYHRLLTDFGYSDTEARTWLPAPSHQPWWLLQNMSAYGGPLSPALIDRRADLGLRIADRLRELGMHPVFPGYFGTVPDGFVARNPGARVVPQGTWNGLRRPDWLDPRTPVFAEIAASFYRHQAELFGEAGHFKMDLLHEGGTAGDVPVPDAARAVETSLQTARPGAIWVILGWQANPRPELLSAIDTQRILIVDGLSDIDTVTDREADWGGAPYAFGTIPNFGGRTTIGANSDRWTERFTAWRDKPGSACVGTAYMPEAAERDPAAFELFSELAWREEKADRSDWFRQYPTLRYGGDDHAAQAAFTALATSAYRLTSADGRPVDSLFSRRPSIGSSVNYAFDPAQFDVAFAALLGVRGSLRDSDAYRYDLTDLARQAIANRSRTLMGPLRAAYATKDLANFRPLAALWLKLMRLADDMSGCHRDFLLGPWLEDAKRLATSPEEAVQLEWTARTLITTWADRTAADNLSNYANRDWNGLLRDVHLPQWQAYLDELEAALAEGRAAKSFDWYPDEEAWTRKTDPYPVRATGDPYRTAQRVHDTLAAAPYQGTTAVTADPVVFTPGSSGTVTAAFRNLNGLRGTGRVDLTLTGLDATPQGSISLRSVGPGATGTVSWQVKAPSDPLTTPLHPMPYSLRTEFGPRGEERVAVTQQSAVYLAKPLEAGWTTYTSNQAVFGQLGDRLAVNGSGQDLWKGTSQFGTAFREGAMKDGVSVVVRVDSQENTGSWARCGLMVRNALATAGSPAFLNLAVTPSQGVVMSYDTNGDGTLDTYQRITGIKAPVLLRLTRAAGAYTGECSTDSGATWRKVATVTMPRTAAVQDAGIFMSACNGGSGVRGTVEFSGWAIMGG; encoded by the coding sequence ATGCCGGAGCCGTCCAGCCTGTCCAGACGTACGCTGCTGAGCACCGCCGGGGCGATCGGAGCCGGCGCCGCGCTGGGCGTCCATTCCCCCGCCGCAGCCGCGGAATCCGCCCCCGACCTCGGCCCGGCCCGCGCCGCCCTCCAGCGCCTGCTCCCCCGTCACGCCGACCAGTTCCGTCTGACGCCCCTGACCGGCGGCGCCGACCGCTTCCGGGTCTCCGGTTCGCACGGCCGTATCGAGGTCGCCGCGACCGGTCCTGCCACCGCCCTGACCGGCGTCAACTGGTACCTGAAGTACACCTGTCACGCCCACATCTCCTGGAACTCCGCCCAGCTCGACCTCCCCTCCCGGCTGCCCGCGCCCCGCCGCCCCGTCGAGCGGTCGGCGACCGTGCCGCACCGGTTCGCGTTCAACGACACCCATGACGGCTACACCGCGCCGTACGCCGACTGGGCGCACTGGGAGCACACGATCGACGTGCTCGCCCTCCACGGCTGCAACGAAGTCCTCGTCACGGCGGGCCAAGAGGCCGTCTACCACCGCCTGTTGACGGACTTCGGCTACTCCGACACCGAGGCCCGCACCTGGCTCCCCGCCCCCTCGCACCAGCCGTGGTGGCTGCTGCAGAACATGAGCGCGTACGGCGGCCCGCTCTCCCCCGCCCTGATCGACCGCCGCGCCGACCTCGGCCTCCGTATCGCCGACCGGCTGCGCGAACTCGGCATGCACCCGGTGTTCCCCGGCTACTTCGGGACCGTCCCCGACGGCTTCGTCGCCCGCAACCCCGGCGCCCGCGTCGTCCCCCAGGGCACCTGGAACGGGCTGCGCCGCCCCGACTGGCTCGACCCGCGCACCCCCGTATTCGCCGAGATCGCCGCCTCCTTCTACCGTCACCAGGCCGAACTCTTCGGCGAGGCAGGCCACTTCAAGATGGACCTGCTCCACGAGGGCGGCACGGCCGGGGACGTTCCCGTACCCGATGCCGCCCGTGCCGTGGAGACCTCCCTGCAGACCGCGCGCCCCGGAGCGATCTGGGTGATCCTCGGCTGGCAGGCCAATCCGCGCCCCGAGCTGCTCTCCGCCATCGACACGCAGCGCATCCTGATCGTCGACGGCCTCTCCGACATCGACACGGTCACCGACCGCGAGGCCGACTGGGGCGGCGCGCCGTACGCCTTCGGGACCATCCCCAACTTCGGCGGCCGCACCACGATCGGCGCCAACTCCGACCGCTGGACGGAGCGGTTCACCGCCTGGCGCGACAAGCCGGGCAGCGCCTGCGTGGGCACGGCGTACATGCCGGAGGCCGCCGAGCGCGACCCCGCCGCCTTCGAGCTGTTCAGCGAGCTGGCCTGGCGCGAGGAGAAGGCCGACCGGTCCGACTGGTTCCGCCAGTACCCGACGCTGCGTTACGGCGGCGACGACCATGCCGCGCAGGCCGCGTTCACGGCGCTCGCCACCTCCGCGTACCGGCTGACCTCCGCCGACGGGCGCCCGGTCGACTCGCTCTTCTCGCGCCGCCCGAGCATCGGCTCCTCGGTCAACTACGCTTTCGACCCTGCCCAGTTCGACGTAGCCTTCGCCGCTCTCCTCGGCGTCCGGGGCTCCCTGCGCGACTCGGACGCGTACCGCTACGACCTCACCGACCTCGCCCGCCAGGCCATCGCCAACCGCTCCCGCACCCTCATGGGCCCTCTGCGTGCGGCCTACGCGACGAAGGACCTCGCCAACTTCCGCCCCCTCGCAGCCCTCTGGCTGAAGCTGATGCGCCTCGCCGACGACATGTCCGGCTGTCACCGCGACTTCCTCCTCGGCCCGTGGCTGGAGGACGCGAAGCGCCTCGCGACGAGCCCCGAGGAGGCCGTTCAGCTGGAGTGGACGGCCCGCACCCTCATCACCACCTGGGCGGACCGCACCGCCGCCGACAACCTCAGCAACTACGCGAACCGCGACTGGAACGGGCTGCTGCGCGACGTCCATCTCCCGCAGTGGCAGGCGTACTTGGACGAGCTGGAGGCGGCGCTCGCGGAGGGCCGGGCGGCCAAGTCCTTCGACTGGTACCCGGACGAGGAGGCCTGGACGCGGAAGACGGACCCCTATCCGGTACGGGCCACGGGCGACCCGTACCGCACCGCCCAGCGCGTCCACGACACCCTCGCCGCCGCCCCCTACCAGGGCACCACCGCCGTCACCGCCGACCCCGTCGTCTTCACCCCCGGCTCTTCGGGCACGGTCACCGCCGCCTTCCGCAACCTCAACGGGCTGCGCGGGACGGGCCGCGTCGACCTCACGCTCACCGGTCTCGACGCGACCCCACAGGGCTCCATCTCCCTCAGGAGCGTCGGCCCCGGCGCCACCGGCACGGTGTCCTGGCAGGTCAAGGCCCCGTCCGACCCGCTCACGACCCCGCTGCACCCGATGCCGTACAGCCTGCGCACCGAGTTCGGGCCGCGCGGCGAGGAGCGCGTGGCGGTCACCCAGCAGAGCGCGGTGTATCTGGCGAAGCCGCTGGAGGCCGGCTGGACGACGTACACGAGCAACCAGGCCGTCTTCGGTCAGCTCGGCGACCGGCTCGCGGTCAACGGGAGCGGGCAGGACCTGTGGAAGGGGACGTCGCAGTTCGGGACGGCGTTCAGGGAGGGGGCGATGAAGGACGGCGTGAGCGTCGTCGTGCGCGTCGACTCCCAGGAGAACACGGGGAGTTGGGCCAGGTGCGGGCTCATGGTCCGCAACGCCCTCGCGACGGCGGGCTCCCCCGCCTTCCTCAACCTCGCGGTCACACCGAGCCAGGGCGTCGTCATGTCGTACGACACGAACGGCGACGGCACGCTCGACACGTACCAGCGCATCACTGGGATCAAGGCCCCGGTGCTGCTGCGGCTGACGCGCGCGGCCGGTGCGTACACCGGTGAGTGCTCGACGGACTCCGGCGCGACCTGGCGAAAGGTCGCGACGGTGACCATGCCGCGCACGGCGGCCGTGCAGGACGCGGGGATCTTCATGAGCGCGTGCAACGGCGGCAGCGGGGTGCGCGGCACGGTGGAATTCAGCGGATGGGCGATCATGGGTGGGTGA
- a CDS encoding rhomboid-like protein, translated as MIALTPAYVGGVQLGAYAAHRLLRAPARDRLLHACSTNAENLDAGRWDTLATSALMVEEPMELPYALLLLAVLGYAEYAYGAWWTAAVFALGHVGATLLVYGGLRAVRAPAGTRSALDVGVSYGFNAVLGALTGALPAGPVRSLARGALLAAAARPLLGRGRTFTDAGHFAALALGVGVSLLDYRSTGRPQ; from the coding sequence GTGATCGCACTCACCCCTGCCTACGTAGGGGGCGTGCAGCTCGGTGCGTACGCCGCTCACCGCCTGCTGCGCGCCCCGGCGCGCGACCGCCTCCTGCACGCCTGCTCGACCAACGCGGAGAACCTGGACGCGGGCCGCTGGGACACCCTGGCCACCAGCGCGCTGATGGTCGAGGAGCCGATGGAGCTGCCGTACGCGCTGCTGCTCCTGGCCGTTCTCGGGTACGCGGAGTACGCGTACGGCGCCTGGTGGACGGCGGCCGTCTTCGCGCTCGGGCACGTGGGCGCGACGCTGCTGGTGTACGGGGGCCTGCGGGCGGTGCGGGCCCCGGCCGGCACCCGTTCGGCGCTGGACGTCGGCGTCAGTTACGGCTTCAACGCGGTGCTCGGCGCGCTGACCGGGGCGCTCCCGGCCGGTCCGGTGCGGAGCCTTGCGCGCGGCGCCCTCCTGGCGGCCGCCGCCCGGCCGCTGCTCGGGCGGGGCCGCACCTTCACGGACGCCGGGCACTTCGCGGCGCTGGCGCTGGGAGTGGGGGTCTCGCTCCTGGACTACCGTTCGACCGGAAGACCTCAGTAA